In Endozoicomonas sp. GU-1, one DNA window encodes the following:
- a CDS encoding patatin-like phospholipase family protein codes for MDSLIDIQAGAKALDSIRANGLPQESVKVMVGASGGPKWFVLSGLDKALLGEYFRDRTSPLDLIGTSAGSWRFSCYSQNDPLAAHERFEQGYIYTSYSSKPDAAEISRKARELVETIVSSDSVGQILDNPVFRFNLIAVRSHGLTASERKPLQLAGLGLAATGNLINRKYLSSFFTRTLFYHPAYDTSEKPAFYHADDLPTEHVRLTATNLVDAIMASGSIPAVMQGVKNISGAPAGCYRDGGLTDYHFDMRFHQGDGLVLYPHFYSRMIPGWFDKALKHRRPLPQNTDNMVLVSPSQAFVDRLPYGKIPDRNDFARFTYDERVRYWQRVVNESKRLGDEFLEMVAGDKVRQVVKPLGG; via the coding sequence ATGGACAGTCTGATCGATATTCAGGCCGGGGCAAAGGCGTTAGACAGTATTCGTGCCAATGGTTTGCCCCAGGAGAGTGTCAAGGTCATGGTAGGCGCTTCTGGTGGTCCCAAGTGGTTTGTGCTCAGTGGCCTGGATAAAGCCCTGCTGGGCGAATACTTCCGCGACAGAACATCACCGCTGGATCTGATTGGCACCTCTGCCGGTAGCTGGCGTTTCAGCTGTTACAGCCAGAATGATCCTCTGGCTGCTCATGAGCGTTTTGAACAGGGCTATATTTACACCAGTTATTCCAGCAAGCCAGATGCTGCTGAAATAAGTCGTAAAGCCAGAGAGTTGGTAGAAACCATCGTTTCCTCCGATAGTGTCGGACAGATTCTTGATAATCCCGTTTTTCGTTTTAATCTGATTGCCGTGAGAAGCCATGGACTGACCGCTTCTGAGCGTAAACCGCTACAACTGGCCGGCCTGGGGCTTGCCGCTACGGGAAACTTGATTAATAGAAAATATTTGTCGTCATTTTTTACCCGTACTCTTTTCTATCATCCAGCCTATGACACTTCAGAAAAGCCTGCTTTTTACCATGCCGATGATCTTCCAACTGAGCATGTACGACTAACGGCAACTAATCTGGTGGATGCCATTATGGCCTCTGGCTCCATTCCTGCGGTGATGCAGGGTGTAAAGAATATCTCTGGTGCGCCCGCAGGCTGCTATCGGGATGGCGGGCTTACCGATTACCACTTCGATATGCGCTTTCATCAGGGTGATGGTCTGGTGCTTTATCCACACTTTTATTCAAGGATGATTCCCGGCTGGTTTGATAAGGCCTTAAAGCATCGCAGGCCGTTGCCGCAGAATACCGACAATATGGTACTGGTGTCGCCATCACAGGCATTTGTTGACCGGCTTCCCTATGGAAAAATACCCGATCGTAATGATTTTGCCCGATTTACCTATGACGAACGGGTGCGTTACTGGCAGCGGGTGGTTAATGAGAGCAAGCGGCTGGGGGATGAATTTCTGGAAATGGTTGCGGGCGATAAAGTACGACAGGTGGTTAAGCCTCTAGGAGGCTGA
- a CDS encoding arylesterase: MSLPAINLSASEKTLLVYGDSLSAAYGLTDINRGWVQLLQEKIDSHQYPWKIANISISGETTAGGLSRFRKTLAQTDPDLVLLQLGANDGLQGKPLKTIKSNLDQMIALTREYNSDIILFEMKIPPNYGPVYTRRFTETFHGLGKKWDVPVIPFFLDGVAGNDSLNQPDGIHPTEAAQPILLNNVWPELQPRLQQ; this comes from the coding sequence ATGTCCCTTCCGGCCATCAATCTGTCAGCTTCAGAAAAAACACTATTAGTGTATGGCGACAGTCTTAGTGCTGCCTACGGTCTTACGGATATCAATCGGGGTTGGGTGCAATTACTTCAGGAAAAAATCGACAGCCATCAGTACCCCTGGAAAATTGCCAATATCAGTATCAGTGGCGAAACCACCGCTGGAGGCCTGAGCCGATTTCGCAAAACGCTGGCACAGACCGACCCGGACCTGGTGTTACTGCAGCTGGGTGCCAACGATGGTCTGCAGGGAAAGCCGCTGAAAACCATCAAATCCAACCTTGATCAGATGATCGCCCTGACCCGGGAATACAATTCTGACATTATTCTCTTTGAAATGAAGATCCCGCCCAACTATGGACCGGTCTATACCCGACGTTTTACAGAAACTTTTCATGGGCTGGGTAAAAAGTGGGACGTACCTGTGATTCCCTTCTTCCTGGATGGCGTTGCAGGTAATGATTCACTCAATCAACCGGACGGAATTCACCCGACGGAAGCCGCTCAGCCAATCCTGTTAAACAATGTATGGCCTGAGCTGCAACCCAGGTTGCAGCAGTGA
- a CDS encoding ABC transporter ATP-binding protein, which produces MNDALSGSRNTLTSETAAETTPSIESDSLAVTASGLEKTVVARDNRLTILSGLDLQIKSGESVAIVGTSGSGKSTLLGILAGLDLPTAGSVSLAGKRIDHLDEDQRATVRGQHTGFVFQSFQLLANLTALENVMLPLELAGVDNPGERARKLLTRVGLEHRLEHYPKQLSGGEQQRVAIARAFAGEPDILFADEPTGNLDEKTGESIIELLFEVNQASGTTIILVTHDMDLARRCQRILKLHGGRLEAVV; this is translated from the coding sequence ATGAATGATGCGCTCTCCGGTTCCCGCAACACTCTCACCTCTGAGACCGCCGCTGAAACCACTCCATCGATAGAATCTGATTCACTGGCGGTGACTGCCTCAGGTCTGGAAAAGACCGTGGTTGCCCGTGATAACCGACTCACCATCTTGTCCGGACTTGACCTTCAGATCAAGTCTGGTGAATCCGTTGCAATTGTAGGGACCTCCGGCTCAGGCAAGTCAACGCTGCTGGGTATTCTGGCAGGGCTGGATTTGCCCACGGCAGGCAGTGTCAGCCTGGCCGGAAAACGCATTGATCATCTGGATGAAGATCAGCGGGCAACGGTGCGCGGGCAGCATACCGGGTTTGTTTTTCAGTCATTCCAGTTACTTGCCAACCTGACGGCACTGGAAAACGTCATGTTGCCCCTTGAGCTGGCGGGTGTGGATAACCCCGGTGAGCGGGCCAGGAAACTGTTAACCCGTGTCGGTCTGGAGCACCGGCTGGAGCATTACCCGAAACAACTGTCCGGTGGTGAGCAGCAGCGGGTCGCCATTGCCAGGGCATTTGCCGGGGAACCGGATATTCTCTTTGCCGATGAGCCCACCGGCAATCTGGATGAGAAAACCGGTGAAAGCATTATTGAGCTCCTGTTTGAAGTAAATCAGGCCAGCGGTACCACCATTATCCTGGTTACCCATGATATGGACCTCGCCAGACGGTGTCAGAGAATACTGAAATTACACGGCGGTCGTCTGGAGGCGGTGGTATGA
- a CDS encoding ABC transporter permease: MTVNSSSTSLKHNKVIHKPKSTVGLAWRFLLRDWRSGELWLLVAALLMAVAVSTAIALFSDRLQLALGRQVAEVLGADMLIRSPGPVQPEILEAARKQDLKLSTVLEFPSVVMAGDEMQMVSAKAVENNYPLRGHIRTSDQPFAPDQIVNDTPSPGEAWLEPRLFPLLGVAIGDQVMLGNTWLTITRAITLETDRGGDFYSFSPRLMFNMADLESTGIIQPGSRVSWKTLMAGELSSLEQFKAWSKSRLNTSEQLLMADDSRRDLRNSVVRLKQFLGLASMAAMLLAGVAVAMASQRFAERRFDSCAVMRCLGASRQQVLRLLLGELAFVAVLVALPGVLIGWLLQEGIVQLLRGVLPAWLPAAGIMPMVIGGLTGVITLAGFGLAPLLRLQDVSPLRVLRRELSPAPAASWLVYGLSLMAVFLLLWYHTGEVVMALILAVASGAVLMMISLGVQLLLTHLGNRQRLAALPVFWRPGVSRIIQGKGKTSAQLLAFTLTFMAMAVVLLLRTDLLDRWQNELPDETPNYFAMNIQPSEVDAYSEFLTINDVDTSQLYPIIRGRLVRINDVPVREAVTKEQENHNALNRELNMTWSETLPESNRIEQGEWWEPGSNEGLSIEAEIAENLGIDLGDRLTFMVSGNEFTETVSSIRSVQWESFRPNFYMIFPEAVLQDLPATWLNSFYLDAEDKLLLNGLVTQFPTMTLLDLDAVISQVKKMLAQSTIAVEAMLAALLLAGLLVMMSVIESSIDERLHEGALIRSLGGTRRQLLIMQIGEFVLFGILAGLLAACGTELASYLLNTRVFQLRWEPAWFIWCALPLFGAAVLGIAGWLGIRRVISQSPANILQEV, from the coding sequence ATGACGGTGAACAGTTCCTCCACAAGTCTTAAGCACAATAAGGTTATCCACAAGCCGAAAAGTACCGTCGGACTCGCCTGGCGCTTCCTGCTCAGGGATTGGCGCTCCGGCGAACTCTGGCTGCTGGTGGCGGCACTGTTGATGGCGGTGGCGGTCAGTACCGCCATTGCCCTGTTCAGTGATCGTCTGCAACTGGCTCTTGGACGACAGGTGGCAGAAGTACTGGGTGCGGATATGTTGATTCGCAGCCCGGGGCCGGTGCAGCCAGAGATTCTCGAAGCAGCCAGAAAGCAGGATTTAAAGTTATCCACAGTGCTTGAATTTCCCTCGGTGGTGATGGCCGGGGATGAAATGCAGATGGTCTCTGCCAAGGCTGTGGAAAACAATTATCCACTGCGCGGACATATTCGTACGTCAGATCAGCCCTTTGCCCCGGACCAGATCGTCAATGATACACCCAGCCCGGGTGAAGCCTGGCTTGAGCCCAGGCTTTTTCCTTTACTGGGCGTGGCTATCGGCGATCAGGTGATGCTGGGGAATACCTGGCTGACCATTACCCGGGCAATCACCCTGGAAACGGACCGGGGAGGCGATTTTTACAGTTTTTCGCCCAGGCTGATGTTCAATATGGCAGACCTGGAAAGCACCGGCATTATCCAGCCGGGCAGCCGGGTCAGCTGGAAAACGCTGATGGCAGGAGAGCTTTCCTCACTGGAACAATTCAAGGCATGGTCCAAAAGTCGTCTGAATACCAGTGAACAGTTGCTGATGGCCGACGACAGTCGACGTGATCTGCGCAACTCGGTAGTGCGGCTGAAGCAGTTTCTTGGCCTGGCCAGTATGGCCGCGATGCTGCTGGCTGGCGTTGCGGTGGCCATGGCCAGCCAGCGGTTTGCAGAACGCCGTTTTGATAGTTGTGCGGTGATGCGTTGCCTGGGAGCCAGTCGCCAGCAGGTGCTGAGACTGTTGCTTGGGGAGCTGGCTTTTGTGGCGGTGCTGGTGGCGCTTCCCGGCGTCTTGATTGGCTGGTTGCTTCAGGAAGGGATTGTCCAGTTGCTCAGGGGGGTATTGCCCGCCTGGCTGCCCGCAGCGGGTATCATGCCGATGGTGATTGGTGGGCTCACCGGGGTGATTACCCTGGCCGGCTTTGGGCTTGCGCCACTGTTACGGCTACAGGACGTTTCGCCACTGAGGGTCTTAAGACGTGAACTGTCGCCTGCACCGGCCGCTTCCTGGCTGGTCTATGGCTTGTCGTTAATGGCGGTGTTTCTGCTGCTCTGGTATCACACCGGCGAGGTGGTGATGGCGCTGATTCTGGCCGTGGCTTCGGGGGCAGTGCTGATGATGATCTCCCTGGGCGTGCAATTGCTGCTGACTCACCTGGGCAATCGTCAGAGGCTTGCTGCCCTGCCGGTGTTCTGGCGTCCCGGGGTCAGCAGGATTATCCAGGGTAAAGGCAAGACCTCGGCCCAGCTTCTGGCATTTACCCTGACCTTTATGGCCATGGCGGTAGTGCTGCTACTGCGCACCGATCTGCTTGATCGCTGGCAGAATGAGTTGCCGGACGAGACGCCAAACTACTTTGCCATGAATATCCAACCGTCTGAAGTTGACGCATACTCCGAGTTTCTGACCATTAATGATGTGGATACCAGTCAGCTCTATCCGATTATCCGTGGTCGTCTGGTTCGCATTAATGATGTGCCCGTCAGGGAGGCAGTAACCAAAGAGCAGGAGAACCATAACGCCCTGAACCGTGAATTGAACATGACCTGGTCAGAAACGTTGCCGGAAAGTAACCGGATTGAACAGGGCGAATGGTGGGAACCCGGCAGCAATGAGGGGCTTTCCATTGAGGCAGAAATTGCTGAAAACCTGGGTATTGATCTGGGTGACCGACTGACGTTTATGGTGTCAGGCAATGAGTTTACCGAAACCGTGAGCAGTATTCGTTCGGTCCAGTGGGAGTCTTTCCGGCCTAATTTTTACATGATTTTTCCTGAGGCCGTTTTACAGGATCTGCCGGCTACCTGGTTGAACAGCTTCTATCTGGATGCTGAGGATAAACTGCTGCTCAATGGTTTGGTCACTCAGTTTCCCACCATGACCTTGCTGGACCTGGATGCTGTGATTAGTCAGGTAAAGAAGATGCTGGCGCAATCAACCATTGCTGTGGAAGCGATGCTGGCGGCACTGCTATTGGCAGGGTTGCTGGTGATGATGTCCGTGATTGAATCCAGCATTGATGAACGTCTGCACGAAGGCGCATTGATTCGCTCACTGGGAGGAACCCGTCGTCAGCTCTTGATCATGCAGATCGGCGAGTTTGTTCTGTTCGGTATTCTGGCAGGTTTACTGGCGGCCTGCGGTACCGAGCTTGCCAGCTATTTGCTCAATACCCGGGTTTTCCAGTTGCGCTGGGAACCTGCCTGGTTTATCTGGTGTGCGTTACCCCTGTTTGGTGCCGCTGTTCTGGGTATTGCCGGATGGTTGGGGATTCGCCGGGTCATCAGCCAATCTCCTGCAAATATTTTGCAGGAGGTGTGA
- the fliO gene encoding flagellar biosynthetic protein FliO → MAETAEPANPVSELDLFQVVMPMLMVVSLIFALAWLVKRLNPKLPAMGKDIELLSSAPLTNQSRLTLVRVSGKDLLIGITPNQITLLKDFDAPVVERSQTKGQTDLAEQFKKLLGSKTDGDKSSEKADGSGGHD, encoded by the coding sequence ATGGCTGAGACAGCAGAGCCTGCCAATCCGGTCAGTGAACTGGATCTGTTTCAGGTTGTCATGCCCATGCTGATGGTGGTCAGCCTGATTTTTGCGTTGGCCTGGCTGGTCAAGCGGCTTAACCCCAAACTGCCGGCCATGGGCAAGGATATTGAGTTATTATCCAGTGCGCCTCTAACGAACCAGTCACGCCTGACTCTGGTTCGGGTGAGTGGCAAAGATCTTCTTATTGGCATCACACCTAACCAAATCACGCTGCTGAAAGATTTTGATGCCCCGGTCGTCGAAAGAAGTCAGACCAAAGGGCAGACGGATCTGGCAGAGCAGTTTAAAAAACTCCTGGGCTCCAAAACGGATGGTGATAAATCCTCTGAGAAAGCGGATGGTTCAGGGGGCCACGATTAA
- a CDS encoding phnA protein: MAKGLLKHQERQSALSMLGKDLARRAKSKCELCEASGVPLSIYEVEPVPGEPDYDHCLMLCETCKTQLEQPKRLEPNHWRCLTKSIWSQIPAVQVVSLRLLRKLSERQDWAIEALEHAYLEPDIEQWADAAKI; this comes from the coding sequence ATGGCCAAAGGGCTACTAAAGCATCAGGAGCGACAGAGTGCCCTGAGTATGCTGGGAAAGGACCTGGCACGGCGGGCAAAATCGAAATGTGAACTGTGTGAAGCGTCCGGCGTTCCACTGTCCATTTATGAGGTAGAGCCTGTACCCGGTGAGCCAGATTACGACCACTGTCTGATGCTTTGTGAAACCTGTAAAACGCAACTGGAGCAGCCAAAACGTCTGGAACCCAACCACTGGCGATGCCTGACTAAAAGTATCTGGAGCCAGATACCCGCCGTTCAGGTGGTTTCTCTTCGACTGCTGAGAAAATTATCGGAAAGACAGGACTGGGCTATCGAAGCGCTGGAGCATGCTTACCTTGAGCCTGACATTGAGCAGTGGGCAGACGCCGCAAAAATCTGA
- a CDS encoding N-acetylmuramoyl-L-alanine amidase, with the protein MTLNVNRVKTVNRDDWLIPVDYLVIHYTAVDLKDTLDIFMNPESCASAHLVIDTDGEIYELVDCLDGHVYRGWHAGVSEWEGVQGFNDCSIGIELVNYNGNVFPFTEAQYRSLQQVMARFKEHYPDLRDPERVLGHEHIAGFRGKADPGVLFDWPRFYRENYPGLEAPCRPALCPKALQESLLQLQKSEPESQAEKSQFWRSVSLLTETTIRLIAEANPDIS; encoded by the coding sequence ATGACTCTGAATGTGAACAGGGTAAAAACTGTGAACAGGGATGACTGGTTAATTCCTGTGGATTATCTGGTAATTCATTATACAGCGGTAGACCTGAAAGATACGCTGGACATTTTTATGAACCCTGAGTCCTGTGCGTCTGCACATCTGGTGATCGATACGGATGGTGAGATTTATGAACTGGTTGACTGTCTGGATGGCCATGTCTATCGCGGTTGGCATGCGGGGGTTAGTGAGTGGGAAGGCGTTCAGGGGTTCAATGACTGCTCTATTGGCATCGAGCTGGTGAATTATAACGGTAATGTATTCCCGTTTACCGAAGCACAGTACCGGTCGTTGCAGCAGGTGATGGCCAGGTTCAAGGAACACTATCCTGATTTGCGCGACCCTGAGAGGGTGCTTGGTCATGAGCATATTGCCGGCTTTCGTGGCAAAGCTGACCCCGGCGTACTGTTTGACTGGCCCCGTTTTTACCGGGAGAACTACCCGGGGCTGGAGGCCCCCTGCCGTCCTGCGCTATGCCCGAAAGCACTGCAAGAGAGTTTACTGCAACTGCAAAAGAGTGAGCCTGAATCGCAAGCAGAAAAAAGTCAGTTCTGGCGTTCGGTCAGTTTGCTGACAGAAACGACCATTCGTCTTATTGCAGAGGCTAACCCGGATATTTCATAA
- a CDS encoding class I SAM-dependent methyltransferase gives MPGLVVDRFDEVLVAQISTAGMEQVRDDVVAALNQVLKPKGILFKNRGNARKLEDLPQYVEVASGAVPEVVVLEENGVSFQVPVMEGQKTGWFYDHRFNRDRLRHYVKGKRVLDVFSMHLHRDNMIDLLRAGSRHIDRTCRFWTRGTRDRIILCTHAFWRRTISKRFLPG, from the coding sequence TTGCCCGGGCTGGTGGTTGACCGGTTTGATGAGGTACTGGTGGCACAGATATCCACGGCGGGTATGGAGCAGGTTCGGGATGATGTTGTTGCAGCGTTAAACCAGGTTCTGAAACCTAAAGGTATTTTGTTCAAGAACCGTGGCAATGCCCGCAAGCTGGAAGACCTGCCGCAATATGTTGAGGTGGCTTCCGGAGCGGTTCCGGAAGTGGTGGTACTGGAAGAGAATGGCGTGAGCTTTCAGGTTCCAGTGATGGAAGGCCAGAAAACCGGGTGGTTTTATGATCACCGATTCAATCGGGACCGCCTGCGGCATTATGTAAAAGGTAAACGGGTGCTGGATGTTTTCAGTATGCATTTGCACCGAGATAATATGATCGATTTGCTACGGGCTGGCAGTCGCCATATTGACCGTACCTGCAGATTCTGGACCAGGGGCACCAGGGACCGGATCATCCTGTGCACCCATGCATTTTGGAGACGGACTATATCAAAGCGATTTTTGCCCGGTTGA
- a CDS encoding HAD family hydrolase — MTLAIFDLDNTLIAGDSDALWGEFMATNGLVDSERFREGNHRFYKQYQQGVMDIREYLDFCLEPLTQYSLEALATWHGQFMAQVISPILLDKALARIEHHRQRGDYIMIITATNRFVTKPIADQFKVDALLAIDLEISDNRYTGNVTGIPTYQQGKVLRLQEWLNQHPEHSMAGSYFYSDSQNDLPLLKKVDNPVAVDPDPELKSFAEAHGWPVISFR, encoded by the coding sequence ATGACCCTGGCAATCTTTGATCTGGACAATACTCTCATTGCTGGCGACAGTGATGCCCTGTGGGGAGAGTTTATGGCCACCAATGGCCTGGTGGATAGTGAACGCTTCAGGGAAGGTAACCACCGTTTTTATAAACAGTATCAACAGGGGGTTATGGACATCCGGGAGTATCTGGATTTTTGCCTTGAACCATTAACACAATACTCCCTGGAAGCGCTTGCAACCTGGCATGGTCAGTTTATGGCACAGGTTATCAGCCCCATCCTGTTGGATAAAGCACTGGCCAGGATAGAACACCACCGCCAGCGTGGTGATTATATTATGATCATCACCGCGACCAATCGCTTTGTGACCAAACCCATTGCTGACCAGTTCAAGGTAGATGCCCTGCTGGCCATTGACCTGGAGATCAGCGACAACCGCTATACTGGCAACGTTACCGGAATCCCCACCTATCAGCAGGGGAAAGTACTCCGCCTGCAGGAATGGCTGAACCAGCACCCTGAGCACTCAATGGCAGGCAGCTACTTCTACAGCGACTCTCAAAATGACCTGCCGCTGTTGAAGAAGGTCGACAACCCTGTCGCTGTCGACCCCGACCCGGAACTCAAAAGCTTTGCAGAAGCCCATGGCTGGCCAGTTATCAGTTTCCGTTAG
- the rppH gene encoding RNA pyrophosphohydrolase, whose translation MIDIDGFRPNVGIILANHHGQLLWARRIRQDAWQFPQGGINDGETPEDAMYRELFEEIGLHPEDVEILGCTRGWLRYRLPRRLVRRDQQPLCIGQKQKWFLLQLLSNDDRIRVDHTRSPEFDGWRWVSYWYPLGQVVSFKREVYRRALKELVPRIGKLQSRGG comes from the coding sequence GTGATTGACATCGATGGATTCAGGCCAAATGTAGGCATTATCCTGGCGAATCATCACGGTCAGTTATTGTGGGCTCGGCGGATCAGGCAGGATGCCTGGCAATTTCCCCAGGGTGGTATCAATGATGGGGAGACGCCGGAAGATGCCATGTACAGAGAGCTGTTTGAGGAGATAGGTCTTCATCCTGAAGATGTTGAAATCCTTGGCTGCACCCGGGGGTGGTTACGTTATCGTCTACCGAGACGACTCGTCCGCCGGGATCAGCAACCGCTGTGCATCGGGCAGAAGCAGAAATGGTTTTTGCTGCAGCTGCTGAGCAATGATGACCGTATCCGGGTTGACCACACGAGGTCTCCGGAATTTGATGGCTGGCGCTGGGTGAGTTACTGGTACCCTCTTGGTCAGGTGGTTTCTTTTAAAAGGGAAGTCTACAGGCGGGCACTGAAAGAGTTGGTACCCAGAATTGGGAAGTTACAGTCCAGAGGGGGGTAA